Within Bifidobacterium dentium JCM 1195 = DSM 20436, the genomic segment GTGATTGCCGGTCGTGGTACGGGTGAACAGATCGTAGCTCAGGCCCAAATCGCACAGATCCTTGGCGATCACACGGTTGTAGCGGTTGGCGAGTTCCTGCGCACTCACGCCTTCCTTGTCGGCTTCCACCAGGATCGGGGTGCCGTGCTCGTCGGTGCCGGACACCATCAGCACGTCATTGCCCTTCATGCGCTCGTAGCGCGCGTACACGTCGGACGGCACGCCGAAGCCGGCGACATGGCCGATATGACGGGGGCCGTTCGCATACGGCCAAGCAACATTCACCAAAATATGACTCATAAGGCACGATTATCGGCTCAGATAGCGACAGGAAGGCTCTGCAGCGTACCTATGCTCGCATGACGACCACGTCAGTGCGCAATCCCCCTGATTATGCACATTGTTGTATGATGAAACAATCGTTGTCCACATATCCACGGATTTTCGTAAGTCGATGGCGCAGACGCCGGCCATCCGTTACGGTACCGTCATGGATATCGCAATGACGCTTGCCACGGGACCGCTCGCACCGCTGCTGCGCGACGGCGATCTGCCGGGACCGATGAATCTCAACAGATTGGCCGATTTCGGCACACTGTGCAAACTCGACAGTGCCAATGCCTATACGTTGCAGGATTCGACCACGCTGTATGGCCGTGCCACCATCGTCGCGACCGTGATGCCGCGCAATGCCGTAGCCTGCGGCTTCACGGCCGCATGGCTGTGGCTGGGCGGATTGTTTCCGGAAACCATTGACATTCTGTCCTCATCGCATTTCCGCACGTTGCGGCACGGGCGAAAGGTGCGGGTGTTCAATCGCAAGGCACCCCCGGACCATGTCATTCAGGTCGGTCCGGTACGCACGACCACGCCGGTACGCACCGCCTGCGATCTGGCGTTGATCGCCACCGACGAGACGAAAGACGTCATGCATGAAGTGATCTGCATGCTCATGCAGGAATATCGTTTCCGGCCCGACGACTGTCTGCAGGCGCTGCAGCAGAGTCGGCATATCAGGAATGCGTCGCAGGCACGCACCCTGTTTCACGGGATTGCGGGCGGAGCCAATGAGCATCCGACGGCGCAATAAGCGGCATCGAAGTCCGCCGGAGTACCGGCCGGAGCCCAAGCCGAGGGCTCTGGTGGAGCCGCCACGCCCGCCACTCGAATTGACGCCGCTCATCGCCTGCAGTCCGGAAACCGACCCGGAAGTGCTCTGGCATATCGCGCGGGAGTCTCCGTCGCTACGCAAGTGGTTGGTGGCGAATCCGGCGGCCAGTCCGGCGATGCTGGAGTATATCGGGCAGGTCGGCGGCCCAGGCGTAGGCGAAGCGTTATGCATACTGCTCGATTCGCTGGATGGCCGGGCCGACTCCGCCATCAGCCTTTGAGAGCGAGCACTGCGTTGTAGACCTGCTTGCGATTGGCGAGGGAACCGTCGGCCAGCGGATGCTCAGCCACGACCTGCGCAATGGCGTCCTTGATGCGCAGATTGTCTTCCTGCGCACGGTCGATCGACAGTACGGCCAGATCTTCTACGGATAGCGAGGCCGGCGCGGCCGCGTCGGCCTCCTCATCGGAGGCACCGGCGATGACCAGTACCATTTCGCCGCGAGGCGGCTCGTCGATGACGCTTTGGTGGATTTCGGCGATGGTTCCACGGCGGATCTGCTCATAGTCCTTGGTCAGTTCACGGCACAACGCCATGCGCCGATTCGGCCCGAGCACTTCCAGCAGGTCGGCCATGGAGTCGTCGATGCGATGCAGGGTCTCGTAGAACACGATGGTGCGGCGCTCGGACTGCAGTGCGCGCAGATGCTGCACGCGTTCGGCATGTTTGCGTGGCAGGAATCCCTCATAGCAGAAGCGGTCGGTCGGCAAGCCGGACAATGCGAGCGCATCCAGTACGGCAGAGGGGCCGGGCGCGCAGGT encodes:
- a CDS encoding variant leucine-rich repeat-containing protein; protein product: MEPPRPPLELTPLIACSPETDPEVLWHIARESPSLRKWLVANPAASPAMLEYIGQVGGPGVGEALCILLDSLDGRADSAISL
- the rsmI gene encoding 16S rRNA (cytidine(1402)-2'-O)-methyltransferase, which encodes MESIQAQSTQEPTEFTDGTDDGGRITAAGALDALVDGVGIPRGTVILAATPIGNTADASARLIALMEGADIVAAEDTRRLYALANRLGIHVSGRVVAYHDHNERDKADGLLDQVETGATVLVVSDAGMPTINDPGLAIVRRAIERGLPVTCAPGPSAVLDALALSGLPTDRFCYEGFLPRKHAERVQHLRALQSERRTIVFYETLHRIDDSMADLLEVLGPNRRMALCRELTKDYEQIRRGTIAEIHQSVIDEPPRGEMVLVIAGASDEEADAAAPASLSVEDLAVLSIDRAQEDNLRIKDAIAQVVAEHPLADGSLANRKQVYNAVLALKG